From a single Fusobacterium pseudoperiodonticum genomic region:
- a CDS encoding efflux RND transporter periplasmic adaptor subunit has product MKKYILVFLLIFLFTACKKEAKEEMIRAVKIQEINSMQDENFNVEFPAQISPSQKTVLAFKYAGKIKSINFESGDFVKKGQVIAVIDDTDYKVNLDAFSKKYEAAKAVAQNAEQQFARAETLYRGDALAKKDYDNALMQRNVAISTFKEASAGLQNARNTLNDTKIVAPYDGYIDKKVVDVGTVVPEGGPVVSFISNEITDISVNASVRDIEYIKNAENISFKDSTSDKTYSLKIKSIAQNPDSINLTYPVIFTFSELSENDKFLSGQTGTVTIAVKNKGKEEILIPINAVFEDKGSNVYLFKDGKAVKTPIELGELRETDKISVVKGLKTGDKVIVAGVSKLADGDKVKLLGGNK; this is encoded by the coding sequence ATGAAAAAGTATATATTAGTTTTTTTATTAATTTTTCTTTTTACAGCTTGTAAAAAGGAAGCAAAGGAAGAAATGATAAGAGCAGTAAAAATTCAAGAAATAAATTCAATGCAAGATGAAAATTTCAATGTTGAATTTCCTGCACAAATTTCTCCTAGTCAGAAAACAGTTTTAGCATTTAAATATGCAGGAAAAATAAAAAGTATAAATTTTGAAAGTGGAGATTTTGTAAAAAAGGGGCAAGTGATTGCTGTAATTGATGATACAGATTATAAAGTCAATTTAGATGCATTCTCTAAAAAATATGAGGCTGCAAAAGCTGTAGCACAAAATGCTGAACAACAATTTGCTAGGGCAGAAACATTATATAGAGGAGATGCTTTAGCTAAAAAAGATTATGATAATGCACTTATGCAAAGAAATGTAGCCATTTCAACTTTTAAAGAAGCTAGTGCAGGACTTCAAAATGCTAGAAATACTTTAAATGATACAAAAATAGTAGCTCCTTATGATGGATACATAGATAAAAAAGTGGTTGATGTAGGAACTGTTGTCCCAGAAGGAGGTCCTGTTGTATCTTTTATTTCAAATGAAATAACTGATATTTCTGTAAATGCTTCAGTAAGGGATATAGAGTATATTAAAAATGCTGAAAATATTAGTTTTAAGGATAGTACATCAGATAAGACATATAGTCTAAAAATAAAAAGTATTGCTCAAAATCCTGATTCTATCAATTTAACTTATCCTGTGATATTTACTTTTTCAGAACTTAGTGAAAACGATAAGTTCTTATCAGGACAAACAGGAACTGTAACTATAGCTGTTAAAAATAAAGGAAAAGAGGAAATCTTAATTCCTATAAATGCCGTTTTTGAAGATAAGGGTTCAAATGTATATTTATTCAAAGATGGAAAAGCTGTTAAGACCCCAATAGAACTTGGTGAATTGAGAGAAACAGATAAAATAAGTGTAGTAAAAGGATTAAAAACAGGGGATAAAGTTATAGTTGCAGGTGTAAGTAAGTTAGCAGATGGAGATAAAGTAAAACTTTTGGGAGGCAATAAATGA
- a CDS encoding efflux RND transporter permease subunit gives MKIIEYSIKNRIVVLFATLVLTLAGVISYFRLGKLEDPEFKVKEAIVVTLYPGASPESVEQEVTDKIEMALRKIPNADVDSVSKASYSEVHIKIDESTPSDKVDQEWDVVRKKINDVKTSLPLGALPPVVLDDYGDVYGMFFAITSEGFSKEELYNYAKEIRKELEKTDGVAKTTLFGNSDTVIEVLVDRDKIASLGINEKMIALAFTGQNIPAYANSVLHGDKNLRFDIDQSFESIEDIENLVIYSTPAVLNIQKPTTVLLKDIAEVKRTEVKPYTTKMRYNGKESIGLMLSPVSGTNVVETGKEISKKIELLKEDLPHGIEIEKVYYQPELVSTAINQFIINLIESVVVVVGVLLITMGIKSGLIIGSGLILSILGTLIAMLGMKIDLQRVSLGAFIIAMGMLVDNSIVVVDGVLDSLDNGDNKYTALTKPTSKTAIPLLGATFIAVIAFLPMYMMPTTAGEYIKSLFWVVAISLGLSWIISLTQTTVFCDIYLSENNIKGGDNKGKLFHNKFVVILEKILIYKKLSMIVLLGAFFLSLLLFIKVPLSFFPDSDKKGFVINLWNPEGTDIEYTNKINQVVESEVLKQEGVLSVTSAIGGSPSRYYISSIPELPNTALSQLIISVEKLEDINKIGQDVKDFVDNNFPDTRVEIRKYTNGIPTRYPIQLRIVGEDSNILREYSKKFENILRNIDGAENVQTDWKEKQLVIKPEIDKVKERESLVTALDIATSLNRTTNGIKIGTFKDGEENIPVLFKEKNDGREFNINNLGQVPVWGLGPRSIPFRELIKKENLVWENPIIIRKDGFRAIQVQADVKNGYRVEAVRKEFAKAIKESKIELPKGYKLEWSGEFYEQEKNTEEIISYIPLQLIIMFMTCVLLFGNLRDPFIIFGVLPLSFIGILPGLFITGRTFGFMAIIGTISLSGMMIKSGIVLIDQIRYEIYTLNKEPFQAIIDSSASRIRAVILAAGTTVLGMIPLMFDPLFSDMAITIVFGLTVATLLILFVVPLLYSIFYKIDKPKEN, from the coding sequence ATGAAAATTATAGAATATTCTATAAAAAATAGAATAGTTGTACTCTTTGCAACACTAGTTTTGACTCTTGCAGGAGTTATTTCATATTTTCGTTTAGGAAAACTTGAAGATCCTGAATTTAAGGTTAAAGAAGCGATTGTTGTTACTCTATATCCTGGTGCTTCTCCTGAAAGTGTTGAGCAAGAGGTTACAGATAAGATAGAAATGGCATTGAGAAAAATACCCAATGCAGATGTTGATAGTGTGTCAAAGGCTAGTTATTCAGAAGTACATATAAAGATAGATGAAAGCACTCCAAGTGATAAAGTCGATCAAGAATGGGATGTGGTTAGAAAAAAGATAAATGATGTAAAAACTAGTCTACCTTTAGGAGCTTTACCACCAGTAGTTCTTGATGACTATGGAGATGTCTATGGAATGTTTTTTGCAATAACAAGTGAAGGTTTTTCTAAAGAAGAACTTTACAATTATGCAAAAGAAATTAGAAAAGAGCTAGAAAAAACAGATGGAGTAGCAAAGACAACTTTATTTGGTAATAGTGATACAGTTATAGAAGTTTTAGTAGATAGAGATAAAATAGCAAGTCTTGGTATAAATGAAAAAATGATAGCTTTAGCATTTACAGGACAAAATATACCAGCCTATGCTAATTCAGTCTTACATGGAGATAAAAATCTTAGATTTGATATTGACCAAAGTTTTGAATCAATAGAAGACATAGAAAATTTAGTTATTTATTCTACTCCAGCAGTATTAAATATTCAGAAGCCAACAACAGTCTTGTTAAAAGATATAGCTGAAGTTAAAAGAACAGAAGTTAAACCTTATACTACTAAAATGAGATATAATGGTAAAGAATCTATTGGACTTATGTTATCACCTGTTAGTGGAACAAATGTGGTTGAAACAGGAAAAGAAATAAGTAAAAAAATAGAACTTTTAAAAGAGGACTTACCTCATGGTATAGAAATAGAGAAAGTATATTATCAACCTGAACTTGTATCAACAGCAATAAATCAATTTATAATAAATTTAATTGAATCGGTAGTAGTTGTTGTAGGAGTACTTTTAATCACTATGGGAATAAAAAGTGGTTTAATAATAGGAAGTGGACTGATACTTTCAATATTAGGAACTCTAATTGCCATGTTAGGTATGAAGATAGATTTACAAAGAGTTTCTTTAGGAGCTTTTATAATAGCAATGGGAATGCTTGTTGATAACTCAATAGTTGTGGTTGATGGAGTTTTAGATTCTCTTGATAATGGAGATAATAAATACACAGCTTTAACTAAGCCAACATCAAAGACAGCTATTCCATTATTGGGAGCAACCTTTATAGCAGTGATTGCATTTTTACCTATGTATATGATGCCAACAACAGCTGGAGAATATATCAAAAGTTTGTTCTGGGTAGTTGCTATTTCTTTGGGCTTGAGCTGGATAATATCACTTACACAAACAACAGTATTTTGTGATATATATTTAAGTGAAAATAATATTAAGGGTGGAGATAACAAAGGAAAATTATTTCATAATAAGTTTGTAGTCATACTTGAAAAAATATTAATCTATAAAAAACTTTCAATGATTGTTTTACTTGGAGCATTTTTTCTTTCACTTTTATTATTTATAAAAGTTCCATTGTCATTTTTCCCAGATTCAGATAAAAAAGGTTTTGTAATTAATCTTTGGAATCCTGAAGGAACAGATATTGAATACACCAATAAAATTAATCAAGTAGTTGAAAGTGAAGTTTTAAAACAAGAAGGAGTATTATCAGTAACTTCTGCAATAGGAGGTTCTCCATCAAGATATTATATTTCTTCTATTCCTGAACTGCCTAATACAGCCTTATCTCAACTGATAATTTCAGTAGAGAAATTAGAAGATATTAATAAGATTGGACAAGATGTAAAAGACTTTGTAGATAATAATTTTCCTGATACTCGTGTTGAAATAAGAAAATATACTAATGGTATTCCTACAAGATACCCTATACAACTTAGAATTGTTGGAGAGGATTCAAATATATTAAGAGAATATTCTAAGAAATTTGAAAATATTTTAAGGAATATTGATGGAGCAGAAAATGTTCAAACAGATTGGAAAGAAAAACAATTAGTTATAAAACCTGAGATTGATAAGGTAAAAGAAAGAGAAAGTCTTGTGACAGCACTAGATATTGCAACTTCATTGAATAGAACTACTAATGGAATAAAAATAGGTACATTTAAAGACGGAGAAGAAAACATACCTGTCTTATTTAAAGAAAAAAATGATGGTAGAGAATTTAACATCAATAATTTAGGTCAAGTTCCTGTATGGGGCTTAGGACCTAGGAGTATTCCATTTAGAGAATTAATAAAAAAAGAAAATCTTGTTTGGGAAAATCCTATTATAATAAGAAAAGATGGTTTTAGAGCAATTCAAGTACAAGCAGATGTAAAAAATGGCTACAGAGTTGAAGCTGTTAGAAAAGAATTCGCTAAAGCTATAAAAGAAAGTAAAATAGAACTACCAAAAGGATATAAATTAGAGTGGAGTGGAGAATTTTATGAACAAGAAAAAAATACAGAAGAAATTATATCCTATATTCCATTACAATTGATAATAATGTTTATGACCTGTGTACTTCTATTTGGAAATTTAAGAGATCCATTTATAATTTTTGGAGTTTTGCCTTTATCCTTTATAGGTATACTTCCAGGACTTTTTATAACAGGAAGAACATTTGGTTTTATGGCAATTATTGGAACTATAAGTTTAAGTGGTATGATGATAAAAAGTGGTATTGTTTTAATAGACCAGATAAGGTATGAAATTTATACTTTAAATAAGGAACCATTTCAAGCTATTATAGATTCAAGTGCAAGTAGAATAAGAGCTGTTATACTTGCAG